From Triticum aestivum cultivar Chinese Spring chromosome 7B, IWGSC CS RefSeq v2.1, whole genome shotgun sequence:
ATTATGCAAGGTCTTCGAGGAAACTTGTCTGGTACAGTTGAACGGCATTGATCAGCTGATGGTTTTTGCTGATTCAGTTATTCAGTTGAACTATTGCAAAGTTCAGTTATCCAGTAGTTCATGATAGTTATGGAAGGAAGGAGTAGGTGATATCATATATCTTTTTGTCAAGCGTAGGTGATAATATATCAGCGCATTCTGCATAATATCTCTCTGTGTCTCTGCATTCTGTGTTTCTGCTGCTGGCACCATATCCATTTTAACATATGGGTTTCAGGTAATGGTTTTACTCAAATTGGTGATCATGGAAAAGCACCTCCCTCCATTGAAGTACctgaattgtcatttgatgaactgaAAGAAAAGACGGATGATTTTGGGTCAAAAGCTTTGGTTGGTGAGGGTTCGTATGGAAGAGTGTATTATGCTGTTCTAGAGAACGGGACACATGTGGCTGTGAAAAAGCTTGATACTTCAGCAGACCCTGAGCCTGACAATGAATTTATAGCGCAGGTATGGTTGCTGGGTATATAGCTATCTGCAAATGTAATTATAAGTTATCTACAAATTTTATTGACCAATTGTTATGGGCCTTTTCCTTCTTTGGTTATAGGTCTCCGTTATTTCTAGATTAAAACATGAGCATTTTGTTGACATGCTTGGGTACTGTCTGGAAGGAGATCAACGCTTACTGGCCTACGAATTTGCTACTATGGGTTCTCTACATGATATTTTGCATGGTACTTATCTAGCAGACACATAAGAGTTATCATAAAGCTAATTCAAGGTTTTATGTATGTCGATTCCGTGCATCCTGCCATCAAAGCTACACGTATATAACATCGTGCatattctttttgaaattttgctCTTTCAACAGGGAGAAAGGGTGTTGCTGGTGCACAGCCTGGCCCAGCACTTGActggatgcaaaggatcaacattgCTGTTGATGCTGCAAAAGGGCTTGAGTATCTTCACGAGAAGGTCCAGCCTTCTGTAGTCCATCGGGACATACGGTCGAGCAATGTACTTTTGTTTGAGGACTACAAAGCTAAAATTGCAGATTTCAACCTTTCAAATCAATCGCCAGATATGGCTGCTCGTCTACATTCTACTCGTGTGCTTGGAACCTTTGGATATCATGCTCCCGAGTAATTATTTTGACTTATATATCTGAAATATTTTCCCTAGTTCTGTATAATATATTTTTGATTGTGGTCCTGAGTAATAATCTGTTGGGGGTTTCACCAAATCATCACAgtaaggccttgttcggttgcgTGTAAATCCGAGTGGATTGAAGGGGTTTGAGGAGGATTTAAACCTCTTCTATGTC
This genomic window contains:
- the LOC123160828 gene encoding PTI1-like tyrosine-protein kinase 3, with translation MRRWFCCAHVDTPYQENGDEFPSSPERANGNGFTQIGDHGKAPPSIEVPELSFDELKEKTDDFGSKALVGEGSYGRVYYAVLENGTHVAVKKLDTSADPEPDNEFIAQVSVISRLKHEHFVDMLGYCLEGDQRLLAYEFATMGSLHDILHGRKGVAGAQPGPALDWMQRINIAVDAAKGLEYLHEKVQPSVVHRDIRSSNVLLFEDYKAKIADFNLSNQSPDMAARLHSTRVLGTFGYHAPEYAMTGQLTQKSDVYSFGVVLLELLTGRKPVDHTMPRGQQSLVTWATPRLGEDKVKQCVDPRLNGEYPPKGVAKLAAVAALCVQYESEFRPSMSIVVKALSPLIINKPQQQPGAPDTPSDT